Within the Senegalia massiliensis genome, the region GACATTAGGAGATATAGCTGCTTTTTCATTTTTTCCAACAAAGAACTTAGGTGCAGCAGGAGATGGTGGAATGATCGTTACAAATAATGATAATATTGCCACAATAGTTAAAGCACTGAGAACACATGGTAGTGGAGAAAATGGACAAAAAGCATATAATTTGCTAAATGGTGAAAAAGAAGAAGTTAAAAAAGATTCAGAAGATAACACAGTATATAATCCACTTAAATATTATAATTATCTTATAGGTTTTAACTCAAGACTTGATGAAATTCAAGCGGCATTATTAAGAGTGAAGTTAAGAGAATTAGATAAATGGAACAATAAAAGGGTAGATACTGCAAAACATTATAATGAAAGCTTAAATGAAACAGAATTAGTTGTACCATATAAGTCAGAAAATGGGACACATGTATATCATATGTATATATTACAATCAGAAGATAGAAGTGGATTAGTAGAATATTTAAAGGAAAATGGAATAGCAACAGGAGTATATTATCCAGTACCACTTCATCAACAAAAGGCATATAAAGATTTAGGCTATAAAAAAGGAGATATGCCAAATTCAGAGTATTTATCTGAAAGAACATTTGCAGTACCAATATATCCTGAATTAAATAATGAACAAAAAGAATATATAGTAGAAACTATAAAGAAATTTAAGTAGGGGTTGTAAAAATGGAAAAGGAATATTTCATACATGAATCAAGCTATGTAGATAGTAACTGTTCTATAGGAAAAGGCACGAAGATTTGGCATTTCTCACATATAATGACAGGTTCAACAATAGGGGAAAATTGTAATTTAGGACAAAATGTTGTTATTTCTCCAGGTGTAGAATTAGGTAACAATGTAAAAGTGCAAAACAATGTATCAGTTTATACTGGAGTAATATGTGAAGATGATGTATTTTT harbors:
- a CDS encoding DegT/DnrJ/EryC1/StrS family aminotransferase, with the translated sequence MDIPLIDLKAQYDNLKNELDKVTIDVLSGSKYIMGENVVKFEREFNKYLNVKHSISVGNGTDALVIALKALGIGEGDEVITSTYTFFATAESISAVGAVPVFVDVEKDTFNIDPQKIEEKITEKTRAIMPVHIFGQPADMDEINIIAKKHNLYVIEDACQAIGAQYKGKMVGTLGDIAAFSFFPTKNLGAAGDGGMIVTNNDNIATIVKALRTHGSGENGQKAYNLLNGEKEEVKKDSEDNTVYNPLKYYNYLIGFNSRLDEIQAALLRVKLRELDKWNNKRVDTAKHYNESLNETELVVPYKSENGTHVYHMYILQSEDRSGLVEYLKENGIATGVYYPVPLHQQKAYKDLGYKKGDMPNSEYLSERTFAVPIYPELNNEQKEYIVETIKKFK